The following coding sequences lie in one Thermoanaerobaculia bacterium genomic window:
- a CDS encoding DinB family protein, with product MSASSELAARLDAQFSSWPALLGDPGSPRLERAPAPDKWCAREHLAHLVRMHGVCAARVRVILARESPLLPPYRAEKDPTWRQWRSLPAGDLLGTAAGRRAGLIEAVRALSDGDLARIGIHAVLGPLLLSEWIEFFLVHEAHHLYAIFKLVRES from the coding sequence GTGAGCGCTTCCTCGGAGCTCGCCGCGCGCCTCGATGCGCAGTTCTCCTCGTGGCCCGCACTTCTCGGCGATCCCGGGTCGCCGCGCCTCGAACGCGCTCCCGCCCCGGACAAGTGGTGCGCGCGGGAGCACCTCGCGCATCTCGTGCGGATGCACGGCGTGTGCGCGGCGCGGGTGCGCGTGATCCTCGCGCGCGAATCGCCCCTCCTTCCTCCGTATCGGGCGGAGAAAGACCCGACGTGGCGGCAGTGGCGCAGCCTTCCGGCGGGCGATCTCCTCGGAACGGCGGCGGGACGTCGCGCGGGGCTGATCGAGGCGGTCCGGGCGCTCTCCGACGGCGACCTCGCCCGCATCGGCATCCACGCCGTCCTCGGGCCGCTCCTTCTCTCCGAATGGATCGAGTTCTTCCTCGTGCACGAAGCGCATCACCTGTATGCGATCTTCAAGCTGGTGAGGGAGAGCTGA
- a CDS encoding M28 family metallopeptidase, giving the protein MRRRIAAIALLAAASVAAAPPDGSRWWSHVRDLASDAMEGRGTGTPGYRRAADDVEETLRRSGVVPAGISGYEQPVRLESRRLLEDRSRVALVRGGREEPLAFGDDIVVGLRTDPAAKIEAPVVFVGWGVSAPEQGYDDLKGIDLRGKIAMFLSGSPPGIPSELSAHAQSSGVRWKALRAAGAVGEIAIPNPRHMESPWERHARARSIPSMSLADPALDELAGERVSLVVNPARAEKFFAGSEHAFAEIVDLAERKMPLPRFPLAAEIRAELAEETARVDSFNVAGLIRGSDPKLAGEVVVLSAHLDHLGIGPPVGGDAVYNGAMDNASGCAALLDFAEFAHEGRIRLRRSVLLLFVTAEEKGLLGSRWYALHPTVPSRGIVADFNIDMFLPLFPLRLVTVLGLDESDAGDAVRDSARGLGIDVQRDPEPERHVFIRSDQYNFVREGVPSVMVDVAAPAGSPEAAVLTRWLAERYHSPADDPGQPVDLGAAASYERLMFDAVVATANRDERPRWKPTSFFRRFAAP; this is encoded by the coding sequence ATGCGCCGGCGGATCGCGGCGATCGCCCTCCTGGCCGCCGCCTCCGTCGCGGCCGCGCCCCCCGACGGATCCCGCTGGTGGTCGCACGTGCGGGACCTCGCGTCGGACGCGATGGAAGGGCGCGGGACGGGCACGCCGGGCTACCGGCGCGCCGCCGACGACGTCGAGGAGACGCTCCGCCGGTCCGGAGTGGTCCCCGCGGGGATTTCGGGATACGAGCAACCGGTCCGGCTCGAATCCCGGCGGCTCCTCGAGGATCGGTCCCGCGTCGCGCTCGTCCGAGGCGGCCGCGAGGAGCCGCTGGCGTTCGGCGACGACATCGTCGTCGGCCTCCGGACGGACCCGGCGGCGAAGATCGAAGCGCCCGTCGTGTTCGTCGGATGGGGCGTTTCGGCGCCGGAGCAGGGGTACGACGACCTGAAGGGAATCGATCTCCGCGGAAAGATCGCGATGTTCCTGTCGGGCAGTCCTCCCGGCATTCCTTCGGAGCTCTCGGCGCACGCCCAGTCATCCGGCGTCCGGTGGAAGGCCCTCCGCGCGGCCGGTGCCGTGGGCGAGATCGCGATTCCGAATCCGCGGCACATGGAGAGCCCGTGGGAGCGCCATGCGCGGGCGCGATCGATCCCGTCCATGAGCCTCGCCGACCCGGCGCTCGACGAACTCGCCGGGGAACGCGTTTCGCTCGTCGTCAATCCGGCGCGCGCGGAGAAATTCTTCGCCGGATCGGAGCACGCCTTCGCGGAGATCGTGGATCTCGCCGAGCGCAAAATGCCGCTCCCGCGATTCCCCCTGGCGGCGGAGATCCGCGCGGAGCTCGCGGAGGAGACGGCACGGGTCGATTCCTTCAATGTCGCCGGCCTGATCCGGGGATCCGATCCGAAGCTCGCCGGAGAGGTCGTCGTGCTCTCCGCCCATCTCGACCATCTCGGGATCGGGCCTCCCGTCGGAGGAGACGCCGTCTACAACGGCGCGATGGACAACGCGTCGGGATGCGCCGCCCTCCTCGACTTCGCGGAATTCGCGCACGAAGGGAGAATCCGCCTTCGGCGCAGCGTGCTGCTGCTCTTCGTGACGGCGGAGGAAAAGGGACTCCTGGGATCGCGGTGGTACGCGCTCCACCCGACCGTCCCGAGCCGCGGGATCGTCGCCGATTTCAACATCGACATGTTCCTGCCGCTGTTCCCCCTGCGGCTCGTCACGGTCCTCGGGCTGGACGAATCGGACGCCGGCGACGCGGTTCGAGACTCCGCGCGCGGGCTCGGGATCGACGTCCAGCGCGATCCGGAGCCGGAGCGGCACGTCTTCATCCGGAGCGACCAGTACAACTTCGTCCGGGAAGGCGTCCCTTCGGTGATGGTCGACGTCGCGGCGCCGGCGGGGTCGCCGGAGGCCGCCGTGCTGACGCGATGGCTGGCGGAGCGGTACCACTCTCCGGCGGACGACCCCGGGCAGCCGGTCGATCTCGGCGCGGCGGCCTCCTACGAGCGGCTGATGTTCGACGCGGTGGTCGCCACGGCCAACCGCGACGAGCGGCCCCGGTGGAAGCCGACGAGCTTCTTCCGCCGGTTCGCCGCCCCGTGA
- a CDS encoding nuclear transport factor 2 family protein, with the protein MKPGFAAAAILLAASSPARPRTPVRDPEALLRVESRWVDALERRDASAVAVILADDFLDATYKGELRTKDEALAALRSAARADASQRLSDLRARIYGDAGVVTGINTVTARDGSFSVRVRFTDVFVLHGGRWQAVSAQETLVEGAR; encoded by the coding sequence ATGAAGCCCGGATTCGCGGCGGCGGCGATTCTCCTGGCCGCGTCGTCCCCGGCGCGGCCGCGCACCCCCGTTCGAGATCCCGAGGCGCTTCTCCGCGTGGAATCGCGCTGGGTCGACGCCCTCGAGAGGCGGGACGCCTCGGCGGTCGCGGTGATCCTCGCCGACGACTTCCTCGATGCGACGTACAAGGGAGAGCTCCGGACGAAGGACGAGGCGCTCGCGGCGCTGCGGTCGGCGGCCCGCGCCGATGCGTCGCAGCGGCTCTCCGACCTCCGCGCGCGGATCTACGGGGATGCGGGCGTCGTGACCGGGATCAACACGGTGACCGCGCGGGACGGGTCGTTCTCCGTTCGGGTCCGGTTCACCGACGTCTTCGTTCTCCACGGCGGCCGCTGGCAGGCGGTCTCCGCCCAGGAAACGCTCGTCGAAGGGGCACGCTGA
- a CDS encoding exodeoxyribonuclease III, whose translation MKIATWNVNGIRARERQLAEWIERDRPDVVCLQEIKAPPDKIPLLLCEIEGYWCYWHGQTAYSGVGLHLRKEAFGAKPDFSHPAFDHETRIVTARAGDLLVASIYVPNGGKDFPAKLRFLEALDSFAAERQRAGDTIVLCGDLNVARTDRDVHPKERRPVIGQLPEERALLERLLGRGLVDVGRALDPDNENLFTWWAPWRNMRQRNIGWRLDYVLASASLAQRAKSSAVLAGVGTSDHAPVVAVFE comes from the coding sequence GTGAAGATCGCGACCTGGAACGTCAACGGGATCCGCGCCCGCGAACGGCAGCTCGCCGAGTGGATCGAGCGCGACCGTCCCGACGTCGTCTGCCTGCAGGAGATCAAGGCCCCTCCCGACAAGATCCCGCTGCTCCTCTGCGAAATCGAGGGCTACTGGTGCTACTGGCACGGCCAGACGGCGTATTCCGGCGTCGGACTCCACCTCCGGAAGGAGGCCTTCGGCGCGAAGCCGGACTTCTCCCACCCGGCGTTCGATCACGAGACCCGGATCGTGACGGCGCGCGCGGGAGACCTCCTCGTCGCGTCGATCTACGTCCCGAACGGCGGCAAGGATTTCCCCGCGAAGCTCCGCTTCCTCGAGGCGCTCGATTCCTTCGCGGCGGAGCGACAGCGCGCCGGCGACACGATCGTCCTCTGCGGGGACCTGAACGTCGCCCGGACCGACCGCGACGTCCATCCGAAGGAGCGGCGGCCCGTCATCGGCCAGCTGCCGGAAGAGCGGGCGCTGCTGGAACGACTCCTCGGCCGCGGCCTCGTCGACGTCGGACGGGCGCTCGACCCCGACAACGAGAACCTGTTCACGTGGTGGGCGCCGTGGCGCAACATGCGGCAGCGGAACATCGGATGGCGGCTCGACTACGTGCTCGCGAGCGCGTCCCTCGCGCAGCGAGCGAAGAGCTCCGCCGTGCTCGCCGGCGTCGGGACGAGCGATCACGCCCCGGTCGTCGCCGTTTTCGAGTGA
- a CDS encoding YqiA/YcfP family alpha/beta fold hydrolase yields the protein MKSRENAGSPEGRRVLYLHGFASSPRGRKVDALRRVFAPEGIEIDAPDLNVPDFARLDFDAMVARARGEGPPRPPAAIAGSSLGALVALAVARSFPAIPLVLIAPALGFGRRWIEKLPPGDPLSFFHHGENREMPIHRRFFEKMAAVDVDREPPTAPATIVMGTEDESVPFAGVEEVWRRWGESGGLAPGSRFIAIDRGDHGLTAYVPEIADAIRSALGLR from the coding sequence GTGAAGAGCCGGGAAAACGCGGGCTCGCCCGAAGGGAGGCGGGTCCTCTATCTGCACGGTTTCGCTTCCTCGCCGCGGGGCCGCAAGGTCGACGCGCTGCGGCGGGTCTTCGCTCCGGAGGGGATCGAGATCGACGCCCCCGATCTGAACGTCCCCGATTTCGCGCGCCTCGATTTCGACGCGATGGTCGCCCGGGCCCGCGGCGAGGGTCCGCCCCGGCCGCCCGCCGCGATCGCGGGAAGCTCTCTCGGCGCGCTCGTGGCGCTCGCGGTCGCGCGATCGTTCCCCGCGATCCCCCTCGTCCTGATCGCGCCGGCTCTCGGGTTCGGCCGGCGGTGGATCGAGAAGCTTCCGCCGGGAGATCCCCTCTCCTTCTTCCACCACGGCGAGAACCGGGAGATGCCGATTCACCGCCGGTTCTTCGAAAAGATGGCGGCGGTCGACGTCGACCGCGAGCCGCCGACGGCACCCGCCACGATCGTCATGGGAACGGAAGACGAGAGCGTCCCGTTCGCGGGCGTGGAGGAAGTCTGGCGGCGCTGGGGCGAATCGGGCGGGCTCGCGCCGGGCTCCCGCTTCATCGCGATCGACCGCGGAGACCACGGGCTGACGGCATACGTTCCCGAGATCGCGGACGCGATCCGCTCGGCGCTCGGCCTCCGCTGA
- a CDS encoding ABC transporter substrate-binding protein: MKPSRRPVLLLVLFAAACGRARPPFGDTVRISVPHDVIDLDPHSQNQLAAFSVVSQIYEPLVTTDATMQIQPCLAQRWENPDPSTWVFHLRDNVRFHDGKPFDAEDVVYTIDRLLATPGLEMTGYLLYIDSVSALDRRTVRIRTTRPLAVLLNKLRFISIVPKGATREGLNAHPDGTGAYRLAEWVPGKLLRVVRNDDYWGPKPAFREATFRLDRTPAEALSDLLTGRSDMVQCNSKKLRAALADSPRYRTFRRTSIFVKYLGYDFAHDAPDGVSPRPNPFRNLLVREAMNVAIDRRRLVSALPYDAVPATQLVPPFIFGFDPRIGEARFDPERARALLAQAGMRDGITAPLLTRKLFAEPAAGVAAQLRDVGIRLDLRVVSDPEFFAIANAGRSALNLSRFGCLTGDISDILDNVLHSLDPQRHFGIHNYVGYSNPAVDRAIEASAEMQGINARRDALQKVVKTLMDDLVWIPLYVDDDDYAVDRRLSWQPRNDGLILASEVGGAAD; encoded by the coding sequence GTGAAACCTTCCCGGAGGCCCGTTCTCCTGCTCGTCCTTTTCGCCGCGGCGTGCGGCCGCGCGCGGCCGCCGTTCGGGGACACGGTGCGGATCTCGGTTCCCCACGACGTCATCGACCTCGACCCCCACTCGCAGAACCAGCTCGCCGCATTCTCGGTCGTGTCGCAGATCTACGAGCCGCTCGTGACGACCGACGCCACCATGCAGATCCAGCCTTGCCTCGCGCAACGGTGGGAGAATCCCGACCCCTCCACGTGGGTCTTCCACCTGCGCGACAACGTCCGCTTCCACGACGGAAAGCCCTTCGACGCCGAGGACGTCGTCTACACGATCGACCGCCTCCTCGCGACGCCCGGCCTCGAGATGACGGGATACCTCCTCTACATCGACTCCGTCTCCGCGCTCGACCGCCGCACGGTGAGGATCCGGACGACGAGACCTCTCGCGGTGCTCCTGAACAAGCTCCGTTTCATCTCGATCGTCCCGAAAGGCGCGACGCGCGAGGGCTTGAACGCGCATCCCGACGGCACGGGCGCGTACCGCCTCGCCGAATGGGTTCCCGGCAAGCTGCTTCGCGTGGTCCGCAACGACGATTACTGGGGCCCGAAGCCGGCCTTCCGCGAGGCGACCTTCCGACTCGACCGCACTCCCGCCGAAGCGCTCTCCGATCTCCTCACCGGCCGCTCCGACATGGTGCAGTGCAACTCGAAGAAGCTGCGGGCGGCGCTCGCGGATTCCCCCCGGTACCGGACCTTCCGCCGGACGAGCATCTTCGTGAAGTACCTCGGCTACGATTTCGCCCACGACGCTCCGGACGGCGTGTCGCCGCGGCCGAACCCGTTCCGGAATCTCCTCGTCCGGGAGGCGATGAACGTGGCGATCGATCGCCGCCGCCTCGTCTCCGCGCTCCCCTACGACGCCGTCCCCGCGACCCAGCTCGTGCCCCCGTTCATCTTCGGCTTCGATCCCCGGATCGGCGAGGCCCGGTTCGATCCGGAGCGGGCGCGGGCGCTCCTCGCCCAGGCCGGAATGCGAGACGGAATCACGGCGCCGCTCCTCACGCGAAAGCTCTTCGCGGAGCCGGCGGCGGGCGTCGCCGCCCAGCTCCGCGACGTCGGCATCCGGCTCGATCTGCGCGTGGTCTCCGACCCCGAGTTCTTCGCGATCGCCAACGCCGGCCGGTCCGCCCTCAACCTTTCTCGATTCGGGTGTCTCACGGGAGACATCAGCGACATCCTGGACAACGTTCTCCATTCGCTCGATCCCCAGCGGCACTTCGGAATCCACAATTACGTCGGCTACAGCAACCCGGCGGTCGACCGGGCGATCGAGGCGAGCGCGGAGATGCAGGGAATCAACGCGCGGCGGGACGCGCTGCAGAAGGTCGTGAAGACGCTGATGGACGACCTCGTCTGGATCCCGCTCTACGTCGACGACGACGACTATGCCGTCGACCGGCGGCTTTCCTGGCAGCCGCGCAACGACGGCCTGATCCTCGCGTCGGAGGTCGGCGGCGCCGCCGACTAG
- a CDS encoding ABC transporter substrate-binding protein codes for QLVPSTVFGYSNGLPPMPFDPAEGKRLLAEAGWARGFDSDILLPDYFRGAAEELRARLAPLGVRLHPVVLPFAEFNERWRAGDVPVTLVGWGAGTGDASDLFDALLHTPDNGYGRSNYFGYSNPEMDRLIELSDRTLDPAARHESLTKAQEILRRDLPLVPLVLRDDLYAVRRDLVWTPRPDRRIRAFDFKLAQPVK; via the coding sequence ATCAGCTCGTACCGTCGACCGTGTTCGGCTACTCCAACGGTCTTCCTCCGATGCCGTTCGACCCCGCCGAGGGGAAGCGCCTCCTCGCGGAAGCGGGATGGGCTCGGGGGTTCGACAGCGACATCCTGCTCCCGGACTACTTCCGCGGGGCCGCGGAGGAGCTCCGGGCGCGGCTCGCCCCCCTGGGCGTCCGGCTCCATCCGGTCGTCCTGCCGTTCGCCGAATTCAACGAGAGATGGCGAGCCGGGGACGTGCCGGTCACGCTCGTCGGGTGGGGGGCGGGAACGGGGGATGCGTCCGATCTCTTCGACGCTCTCCTCCACACGCCCGACAACGGCTACGGCCGGTCGAATTACTTCGGGTATTCGAACCCCGAGATGGACCGGCTGATCGAGCTCTCCGACCGGACGCTCGATCCGGCCGCCCGGCACGAGTCGCTGACGAAAGCGCAGGAAATCCTGCGGCGGGATCTGCCGCTCGTCCCGCTCGTGCTCCGCGACGACCTGTACGCCGTGCGCCGGGATCTCGTGTGGACGCCGCGCCCCGACCGGCGAATCCGTGCCTTCGATTTCAAGCTCGCGCAACCGGTGAAATAG